In a single window of the Acipenser ruthenus chromosome 42, fAciRut3.2 maternal haplotype, whole genome shotgun sequence genome:
- the LOC131709232 gene encoding nanos homolog 3-like, giving the protein MDRGNQSFDVWKDYFGLAELLQETRTRGAAGSEPGPEPSPGAAAGMAATQPDRGTKQQSASEVKSPALNQHDPTDGGSKCCVFCKKNGESRKVYNGHSFKDGDKVLCPYLRRYKCPRCGATGDEAHTKRYCPQRNTDYHGPLKRSETGKAPGGAPLQ; this is encoded by the coding sequence ATGGACCGCGGTAACCAGAGCTTCGACGTGTGGAAAGACTACTTCGGTCTGGCCGAACTGCTGCAGGAAACGAGGACTCGTGGCGCTGCTGGAAGCGAGCCGGGTCCCGAACCGAGTCCCGGTGCTGCAGCCGGCATGGCGGCGACACAGCCCGACCGCGGCACGAAGCAGCAGAGCGCTTCAGAAGTCAAGTCGCCGGCGCTAAACCAACACGACCCGACGGACGGAGGAAGCAAGTGCTGCGTGTTTTGCAAAAAGAACGGGGAGTCCAGAAAGGTCTACAACGGCCACAGCTTTAAGGACGGTGACAAAGTGCTGTGCCCCTATCTCAGACGCTACAAGTGCCCGCGTTGCGGTGCCACCGGAGATGAAGCGCACACGAAGCGCTACTGCCCGCAGCGTAACACAGACTACCACGGCCCGCTAAAGAGAAGCGAGACGGGCAAGGCGCCAGGGGGAGCCCCCCTTCAGTGA
- the LOC131709261 gene encoding uncharacterized protein LOC131709261 isoform X1 has translation MSKRKRQQSAGGKRKGTTKKKKVTQEAASGTVNEESAACGQQAELRCEDDRAAPSSAEERGVAGSRSESEGGDGAHKLSPGVKDCFLPLAQNILPGRSSTAGLSCDDDEDDGDDVAQPSAPEDTTSDQHRGVGEGPGQGDATLHSHGGVHGPNHKASTSGEQRQEADPERQQATVTEQGGAGEGVQEHLPHSEGCGTPGLKVSLGLEGTETQGGGVAGSPQGELACLLGSVEAVFTEGGTQSESAKPKHIETYPETQAETSADLQGKGVAEPCNEAGAQPAPPHSHCGTPGEPPALPAAAASVPEREESTRLCKGVIPRQGRGVAMEKGSQVFPNPGSGTTQLPHASAASWSPRSCAERSRIRLRNEDAESAAGRQIPGSEEAGPEMNEKDFMRKTQQSHSQSRTETEELKASQSFGEGEGSDWGQIKLSENNKLSTSSSSAAAAAESKPAAVYVNPCVLAERDWESRFAVLEMEDSSDAGAGQRKAKGAARSRRCKPATSAAAAAAGKREVRTALVCAETACPDLTHTEAEGSLQGAAGADGQTDPASAAQDREEGGPHPCTPAAARGSPESEREDTGATQSCEDHSEWDSEFLHSCSTQRFTDSCSLPAPLPVLGTESGGSALELPLSIGSISDSQLHEITLGEAMPEPRSRSLQDYEDASELVCGLIEELSQINRLIMLTHRELQSGRNPRRARLGWRGAARYTANPKDL, from the exons ATGTCTAAAAGGAAGAGGCAACAATCTGCAG GCGGTAAGCGAAAAGGAAcgacaaagaaaaagaaagtaaCACAGGAGGCGGCTTCGGGGACTGTGAACGAGGAGAGCGCCGCCTGTGGTCAGCAAGCGGAACTGCGCTGTGAGGATGACCGCGCTGCCCCGAGCAgcgcagaggagagaggagtcgcAGGGAG CAGGTCAGAGAGTGAGGGGGGAGACGGCGCTCACAAACTCAGCCCTGGAGTGAAGGACTGCTTCCTACCGTTAGCCCAG AATATCCTCCCGGGCCGCTCCTCCACTGCGGGCTTATCCTgcgatgatgatgaggatgatggtgATGATGTCGCCCAGCCCAGCGCGCCGGAGGATACCACTTCGGACCAGCACAGGGGTGTAGGGGAAGGGCCGGGGCAGGGAGACGCCACCCTCCACAGTCACGGGGGAGTGCACGGGCCGAACCACAAAGCCAGCACttcgggagagcagagacagGAGGCAGATCCAGAGAGGCAGCAGGCCACTGTAACGGAGCAAGGGGGGGCAGGAGAGGGGGTGCAGGAGCACCTACCCCATTCCGAGGGGTGCGGGACCCCTGGATtaaaagtctctctggggttggaggGTACAGAAACGCAGGGCGGTGGTGTTGCTGGTAGTCCACAGGGAGAGCTAGCCTGTTTATTAGGGAGCGTGGAGGCTGTGTTTACAGAGGGGGGGACGCAGTCTGAGTCAGCCAAGCCGAAACACATTGAGACTTACCCCGAGACACAAGCTGAAACATCGGCCGATCTGCAGGGAAAGGGGGTGGCGGAGCCTTGCAACGAAGCTGGGGCTCAGCCTGCACCCCCACATTCCCACTGCGGAACCCCCGGAGAGCCTCCTGCcctgccagcagcagcagcctccgTTCCTGAGAGAGAAGAATCTACGAGGCTCTGCAAAGGGGTGATCCCCAGGCAGGGGCGAGGAGTCGCGATGGAGAAGGGCTCGCAAGTTTTCCCGAATCCGGGATCTGGAACAACACAGCTGCCTCATGCCTCTGCCGCCTCCTGGTCCCCTCGGAGCTGCGCGGAGCGATCCCGGATCCGACTCAGGAATGAGGACGCGGAATCGGCAGCAGGCAGGCAAATCCCAGGCAGTGAGGAGGCGGGCCCTGAAATGAACGAGAAGGATTTCATGAGAAAAACCCAGCAAAGCCATTCACAGAGCAGAACCGAGACGGAAGAGTTAAAAGCATCGCAGAGCttcggagagggagagggaagcgACTGGGGACAAATAAAGCTTTCAGAGAACAACAAACTATCAACGTCATCAtccagtgcagcagcagcagcagaatccAAACCAGCAGCCGTGTACGTGAACCCGTGCGTGCTGGCGGAGAGGGACTGGGAATCCCGCTTTGCCGTGCTGGAGATGGAAGACTCGAGCGATGCGGGGGCCGGGCAGCGCAAGGCTAAGGGGGCGGCGCGGTCAAGGCGGTGCAAGCCTGCcaccagtgctgctgctgctgctgctgggaagAGGGAGGTGAGGACCGCGCTAGTGTGCGCTGAGACAGCCTGCCCTGATCTGACTCACACCGAGGCGGAGGGAAGTCTCCAGGGAGCAGCTGGggcagacggacagacagacccTGCCTCGGCCGCCCAGGATCGAGAGGAGGGGGGACCCCACCCCTGTACCCCAGCTGCTGCCCGGGGGAGCCCCGAGTCTGAGAGAGAGGACACGGGGGCCACACAGAGCTGCGAGGATCACAGCGAGTGGGACTCTGAGTTTCTGCACAGCTGCTCCACGCAG CGCTTCACTGACTCCTGCTCTCTCCCGGCTCCGCTCCCTGTCCTTGGGACAGAGTCCGGTGGTTCTGCCCTGGAGCTGCCTCTCTCCATCGGCTCCATCTCGGACTCGCAGCTCCACGAGATCACACTGGG GGAGGCGATGCCGGAGCCCCGGTCCCGGTCTCTGCAGGACTACGAGGACGCCAGCGAGCTGGTGTGCGGACTCATAGAGGAGCTCTCGCAGATCAA CCGGCTCATCATGCTGACTCACCGGGAGCTGCAGTCTGGAAGGAACCCCCGCAGGGCCAGGCTGGGCTGGAGGGGAGCTGCTCGctacaccgccaaccccaaggacctgtaa
- the LOC131709261 gene encoding uncharacterized protein LOC131709261 isoform X2, with the protein MSKRKRQQSAGGKRKGTTKKKKVTQEAASGTVNEESAACGQQAELRCEDDRAAPSSAEERGVAGRSESEGGDGAHKLSPGVKDCFLPLAQNILPGRSSTAGLSCDDDEDDGDDVAQPSAPEDTTSDQHRGVGEGPGQGDATLHSHGGVHGPNHKASTSGEQRQEADPERQQATVTEQGGAGEGVQEHLPHSEGCGTPGLKVSLGLEGTETQGGGVAGSPQGELACLLGSVEAVFTEGGTQSESAKPKHIETYPETQAETSADLQGKGVAEPCNEAGAQPAPPHSHCGTPGEPPALPAAAASVPEREESTRLCKGVIPRQGRGVAMEKGSQVFPNPGSGTTQLPHASAASWSPRSCAERSRIRLRNEDAESAAGRQIPGSEEAGPEMNEKDFMRKTQQSHSQSRTETEELKASQSFGEGEGSDWGQIKLSENNKLSTSSSSAAAAAESKPAAVYVNPCVLAERDWESRFAVLEMEDSSDAGAGQRKAKGAARSRRCKPATSAAAAAAGKREVRTALVCAETACPDLTHTEAEGSLQGAAGADGQTDPASAAQDREEGGPHPCTPAAARGSPESEREDTGATQSCEDHSEWDSEFLHSCSTQRFTDSCSLPAPLPVLGTESGGSALELPLSIGSISDSQLHEITLGEAMPEPRSRSLQDYEDASELVCGLIEELSQINRLIMLTHRELQSGRNPRRARLGWRGAARYTANPKDL; encoded by the exons ATGTCTAAAAGGAAGAGGCAACAATCTGCAG GCGGTAAGCGAAAAGGAAcgacaaagaaaaagaaagtaaCACAGGAGGCGGCTTCGGGGACTGTGAACGAGGAGAGCGCCGCCTGTGGTCAGCAAGCGGAACTGCGCTGTGAGGATGACCGCGCTGCCCCGAGCAgcgcagaggagagaggagtcgcAGGGAG GTCAGAGAGTGAGGGGGGAGACGGCGCTCACAAACTCAGCCCTGGAGTGAAGGACTGCTTCCTACCGTTAGCCCAG AATATCCTCCCGGGCCGCTCCTCCACTGCGGGCTTATCCTgcgatgatgatgaggatgatggtgATGATGTCGCCCAGCCCAGCGCGCCGGAGGATACCACTTCGGACCAGCACAGGGGTGTAGGGGAAGGGCCGGGGCAGGGAGACGCCACCCTCCACAGTCACGGGGGAGTGCACGGGCCGAACCACAAAGCCAGCACttcgggagagcagagacagGAGGCAGATCCAGAGAGGCAGCAGGCCACTGTAACGGAGCAAGGGGGGGCAGGAGAGGGGGTGCAGGAGCACCTACCCCATTCCGAGGGGTGCGGGACCCCTGGATtaaaagtctctctggggttggaggGTACAGAAACGCAGGGCGGTGGTGTTGCTGGTAGTCCACAGGGAGAGCTAGCCTGTTTATTAGGGAGCGTGGAGGCTGTGTTTACAGAGGGGGGGACGCAGTCTGAGTCAGCCAAGCCGAAACACATTGAGACTTACCCCGAGACACAAGCTGAAACATCGGCCGATCTGCAGGGAAAGGGGGTGGCGGAGCCTTGCAACGAAGCTGGGGCTCAGCCTGCACCCCCACATTCCCACTGCGGAACCCCCGGAGAGCCTCCTGCcctgccagcagcagcagcctccgTTCCTGAGAGAGAAGAATCTACGAGGCTCTGCAAAGGGGTGATCCCCAGGCAGGGGCGAGGAGTCGCGATGGAGAAGGGCTCGCAAGTTTTCCCGAATCCGGGATCTGGAACAACACAGCTGCCTCATGCCTCTGCCGCCTCCTGGTCCCCTCGGAGCTGCGCGGAGCGATCCCGGATCCGACTCAGGAATGAGGACGCGGAATCGGCAGCAGGCAGGCAAATCCCAGGCAGTGAGGAGGCGGGCCCTGAAATGAACGAGAAGGATTTCATGAGAAAAACCCAGCAAAGCCATTCACAGAGCAGAACCGAGACGGAAGAGTTAAAAGCATCGCAGAGCttcggagagggagagggaagcgACTGGGGACAAATAAAGCTTTCAGAGAACAACAAACTATCAACGTCATCAtccagtgcagcagcagcagcagaatccAAACCAGCAGCCGTGTACGTGAACCCGTGCGTGCTGGCGGAGAGGGACTGGGAATCCCGCTTTGCCGTGCTGGAGATGGAAGACTCGAGCGATGCGGGGGCCGGGCAGCGCAAGGCTAAGGGGGCGGCGCGGTCAAGGCGGTGCAAGCCTGCcaccagtgctgctgctgctgctgctgggaagAGGGAGGTGAGGACCGCGCTAGTGTGCGCTGAGACAGCCTGCCCTGATCTGACTCACACCGAGGCGGAGGGAAGTCTCCAGGGAGCAGCTGGggcagacggacagacagacccTGCCTCGGCCGCCCAGGATCGAGAGGAGGGGGGACCCCACCCCTGTACCCCAGCTGCTGCCCGGGGGAGCCCCGAGTCTGAGAGAGAGGACACGGGGGCCACACAGAGCTGCGAGGATCACAGCGAGTGGGACTCTGAGTTTCTGCACAGCTGCTCCACGCAG CGCTTCACTGACTCCTGCTCTCTCCCGGCTCCGCTCCCTGTCCTTGGGACAGAGTCCGGTGGTTCTGCCCTGGAGCTGCCTCTCTCCATCGGCTCCATCTCGGACTCGCAGCTCCACGAGATCACACTGGG GGAGGCGATGCCGGAGCCCCGGTCCCGGTCTCTGCAGGACTACGAGGACGCCAGCGAGCTGGTGTGCGGACTCATAGAGGAGCTCTCGCAGATCAA CCGGCTCATCATGCTGACTCACCGGGAGCTGCAGTCTGGAAGGAACCCCCGCAGGGCCAGGCTGGGCTGGAGGGGAGCTGCTCGctacaccgccaaccccaaggacctgtaa